From Cellulomonas fimi ATCC 484, a single genomic window includes:
- the hemQ gene encoding hydrogen peroxide-dependent heme synthase gives MSHPTPDTEAINATVRYTMWTVFALEEVLPEDDGERAQLVAAAQDAVRADGLVVRGWYDVAGLRADADLMVWWHAETVEEVQGAYQRLRASDLGRHLLPVWSVVGLHRPAEFNRGHVPAFLAGEDPGDYVCVYPFVRSYDWYVLPEDDRRRMLVEHGQAARDYADVRANTVSAFALGDYEWILAFEAGELHRIVDLMRDLRATDARLHVREEVPFYTGPRTTLEAWADKQPRG, from the coding sequence ATGTGGACGGTCTTCGCCCTCGAGGAGGTGCTCCCCGAGGACGACGGCGAGCGGGCGCAGCTCGTCGCCGCGGCCCAGGACGCCGTGCGCGCCGACGGCCTCGTCGTGCGCGGCTGGTACGACGTGGCCGGCCTGCGCGCCGACGCCGACCTCATGGTCTGGTGGCACGCCGAGACGGTCGAGGAGGTGCAGGGCGCCTACCAGCGACTGCGGGCGAGCGACCTCGGGCGGCACCTGCTGCCGGTGTGGTCCGTCGTGGGCCTGCACCGTCCCGCCGAGTTCAACCGCGGGCACGTCCCCGCCTTCCTCGCGGGCGAGGACCCGGGCGACTACGTGTGCGTCTACCCGTTCGTCCGCTCGTACGACTGGTACGTGCTCCCCGAGGACGACCGTCGTCGCATGCTCGTCGAGCACGGGCAGGCGGCACGCGACTACGCCGACGTGCGCGCGAACACGGTGTCGGCGTTCGCGCTCGGCGACTACGAGTGGATCCTCGCGTTCGAGGCGGGCGAGCTGCACCGCATCGTCGACCTCATGCGCGACCTGCGCGCCACCGACGCCCGCCTGCACGTGCGCGAGGAGGTGCCGTTCTACACCGGCCCGCGCACCACGCTCGAGGCGTGGGCGGACAAGCAGCCGCGCGGCTGA
- a CDS encoding META domain-containing protein — protein sequence MVHLTGTWRFETLGGAGLPAQVRYAPWLTFDGDGQVYGLAGVNRVRGTWELDGDELGFGPVVSTLMAGPDDAMACERQVLDLLGRRLRVRVDGDRLELADGGTVAATLVADPAAGEPAT from the coding sequence ATGGTCCACCTCACGGGCACGTGGCGGTTCGAGACGCTCGGCGGCGCCGGGCTGCCGGCGCAGGTCCGGTACGCGCCCTGGCTCACGTTCGACGGCGACGGCCAGGTGTACGGGCTCGCGGGCGTCAACCGCGTGCGCGGCACGTGGGAGCTCGACGGCGACGAGCTCGGCTTCGGGCCCGTCGTCTCCACGCTCATGGCCGGGCCGGACGACGCCATGGCGTGCGAGCGGCAGGTCCTCGACCTCCTGGGGCGCCGGCTGCGCGTGCGCGTCGACGGCGACCGGCTGGAGCTCGCCGACGGCGGCACCGTGGCCGCGACCCTGGTCGCCGACCCGGCGGCAGGAGAGCCTGCGACCTGA
- a CDS encoding LLM class flavin-dependent oxidoreductase, with protein MTVSLSVLDTAPLSAGQTSGDALAATTRLARAADDLGYRRFWVAEHHAMPMVASTAPGVFAAHLLAATRRIRVGSGGVMLPNHPALVVAEQFAMLEALHPGRVDLGLGRAPGADPATAAALRRTVDGLGADDFPTELVDVLALLGVRLAAAPSAGARRLTATPVATSSPEPWLLGSSLFSAQLAGELGLPYSYAHHFSTGRTTQAAETYRRAFRPSPVLDAPRLMVSASVLVADTEQEARHLAGPSRVMTLALRTGRPLAPVLTPDDAARALADLDPRAAEDFFAQSPGTQVATTPDRAVAELSALVERTGADELMVTGTAFDVADRVRTLHALADRWPGTTAAA; from the coding sequence GTGACCGTCTCCCTCTCCGTCCTCGACACCGCACCCCTGAGCGCGGGCCAGACCAGCGGCGACGCGCTCGCCGCCACGACCCGGCTGGCCCGCGCCGCCGACGACCTGGGCTACCGCCGGTTCTGGGTCGCCGAGCACCACGCGATGCCGATGGTCGCGTCGACGGCCCCCGGGGTGTTCGCGGCGCACCTGCTCGCGGCGACGCGCCGCATCCGGGTCGGGTCCGGCGGCGTCATGCTGCCCAACCACCCGGCGCTCGTCGTCGCGGAGCAGTTCGCGATGCTCGAGGCCCTGCACCCCGGACGCGTCGACCTGGGCCTCGGCCGGGCGCCCGGTGCCGACCCCGCGACCGCCGCGGCGCTGCGCCGCACGGTGGACGGCCTCGGCGCCGACGACTTCCCGACCGAGCTGGTCGACGTGCTCGCGCTGCTGGGCGTGCGGCTCGCGGCGGCGCCGTCCGCGGGGGCCCGCCGGCTCACGGCGACACCGGTCGCGACGTCGAGCCCCGAGCCGTGGCTGCTCGGGTCGAGCCTGTTCTCCGCGCAGCTCGCAGGCGAGCTCGGGCTGCCCTACTCCTACGCGCACCACTTCTCGACGGGCCGCACGACGCAGGCCGCCGAGACCTACCGCCGCGCGTTCCGCCCCTCCCCCGTCCTCGACGCGCCGCGGCTCATGGTGTCCGCGTCGGTGCTCGTCGCCGACACCGAGCAGGAGGCTCGGCACCTCGCCGGACCCAGCCGGGTCATGACGCTCGCGCTGCGCACGGGACGGCCGCTCGCCCCCGTCCTGACGCCCGACGACGCGGCCCGTGCGCTCGCGGACCTCGACCCGCGGGCCGCGGAGGACTTCTTCGCGCAGTCGCCGGGCACGCAGGTCGCGACCACGCCGGACCGCGCCGTGGCCGAGCTGTCGGCGCTCGTGGAGCGCACGGGGGCAGACGAGCTCATGGTCACCGGCACGGCGTTCGACGTCGCCGACCGCGTCCGCACGCTGCACGCGCTGGCCGACCGCTGGCCGGGCACGACCGCGGCCGCCTGA
- a CDS encoding Glu/Leu/Phe/Val family dehydrogenase: protein MTDLAAQPRPQSSPLVTAQAQLADAVAILGYDHGLHRMLATPRREMNVAVPLRRDTGEIVLFTGYRVQHNISRGPGKGGLRYSSSVDIDEVRALAMWMTWKCAVVDVPYGGAKGGVTIDPRLYSPAELERVTRRYTSEIMPIIGPERDIMAPDIGTNEQTMAWVMDTYSVNLGYTIPAVTTGKPLTVGGSLGRPTATSRGVVHAAEAALGDAGVRLDEVSVAVQGFGKVGAPAARIFAESGARVVAVSDEHGGVHNPDGLDVSALLRHVHAGGPVHEFPGGAAVDNVALLGLDVDVLVPAAVEGVLDADTARQVKARWVVEAANGPTTPEGDEVLAERGVVVVPDILANAGGVVVSYFEWVQANQAYWWTEHEIAERLEHRMLASYRSVAAVAQAEGISMRDAALTIGVRRVAEAHLIRGLYP from the coding sequence GTGACCGACCTGGCAGCGCAGCCCCGTCCGCAGTCCTCCCCGCTCGTCACCGCGCAGGCGCAGCTCGCCGACGCCGTCGCCATCCTCGGCTACGACCACGGCCTGCACCGCATGCTCGCGACACCACGTCGCGAGATGAACGTCGCCGTCCCGCTGCGGCGGGACACGGGCGAGATCGTGCTGTTCACGGGGTACCGCGTGCAGCACAACATCTCGCGCGGGCCGGGCAAGGGCGGGCTGCGGTACTCGTCGTCCGTCGACATCGACGAGGTCCGCGCGCTGGCGATGTGGATGACGTGGAAGTGCGCCGTGGTCGACGTGCCGTACGGCGGCGCGAAGGGCGGTGTCACGATCGACCCGCGCCTGTACTCCCCGGCGGAGCTCGAGCGCGTGACCCGCCGCTACACGAGCGAGATCATGCCGATCATCGGCCCCGAGCGGGACATCATGGCCCCGGACATCGGCACCAACGAGCAGACGATGGCCTGGGTCATGGACACCTACTCGGTGAACCTCGGCTACACGATCCCCGCGGTGACCACGGGCAAGCCGCTCACCGTCGGCGGCTCGCTGGGGCGTCCGACGGCGACGTCGCGCGGCGTGGTGCACGCGGCCGAGGCGGCGCTCGGCGACGCGGGCGTGCGGCTCGACGAGGTGTCCGTCGCGGTGCAGGGGTTCGGCAAGGTCGGTGCGCCGGCCGCGCGGATCTTCGCCGAGTCCGGCGCGCGCGTGGTCGCGGTGAGCGACGAGCACGGCGGCGTGCACAACCCCGACGGTCTCGACGTGTCGGCCCTGCTGCGGCACGTGCACGCGGGCGGCCCGGTCCACGAGTTCCCCGGCGGTGCGGCCGTCGACAACGTCGCGCTGCTCGGCCTCGACGTCGACGTGCTCGTCCCGGCGGCGGTCGAGGGCGTGCTCGACGCCGACACGGCGCGGCAGGTCAAGGCACGCTGGGTCGTCGAGGCGGCGAACGGCCCGACGACGCCCGAGGGCGACGAGGTCCTCGCGGAGCGTGGCGTCGTCGTGGTGCCGGACATCCTCGCCAACGCGGGCGGGGTCGTCGTGTCGTACTTCGAGTGGGTGCAGGCGAACCAGGCGTACTGGTGGACGGAGCACGAGATCGCGGAGCGTCTCGAGCACCGGATGCTCGCGTCCTACCGCTCGGTCGCGGCGGTCGCGCAGGCCGAGGGCATCTCGATGCGCGACGCGGCCCTGACGATCGGCGTCCGCCGCGTCGCGGAGGCGCACCTGATCCGCGGGCTGTACCCCTGA